The following proteins are co-located in the Spinactinospora alkalitolerans genome:
- a CDS encoding FtsK/SpoIIIE domain-containing protein: MLRSNRAGSTQVQPTAPVPAQTVRFSTPVVETPGIFILARWVARLVGLLVLLPFRFPVAVATVAVSVAVWHWLGWVALAVVWTVADLGLLVWWRRWPDLFRRCVALRALAAWRWVWVYRRHWQPVLVVAGLAESYQERQYLPRIRRVTCSEWSDRVRVRLVAGTAPTDVEQRVSELAHGFGAPSCRVTVNGPRDVVLEFPRFDTLAQPIDALEVPEAVDLRALPMGLCEDGEVWRLRLHGTHVLTVGVTGAGKGSVIWSAVRAMLPAIEDGTAQVWAVDPKRMELSYGRALFARYADTGETAVGLLEAAVSMMQERAARYAGKQRVHTPTVEDPFVVVVVDEVAFVTAYHPDRDVRRRAENALATLTSQGRSVGVSVLAALQDPRKEVLNLRNLFPDKIALRLDEASQVDMVLGDGARERGANAHLIDPDLPGVAFVRLEGSPVPVRVRAAFVCDADIDAMAAEYGAPSLRPVVDEGVA; this comes from the coding sequence ATGTTGCGCAGTAATCGAGCGGGTTCCACCCAGGTGCAGCCGACCGCGCCGGTTCCGGCCCAGACCGTGCGGTTCTCGACTCCGGTGGTGGAGACGCCGGGGATCTTCATCCTCGCCCGCTGGGTGGCTCGCCTGGTCGGGCTGCTCGTCCTGCTGCCGTTCCGCTTCCCGGTGGCGGTGGCAACCGTGGCGGTCTCGGTGGCGGTGTGGCACTGGTTGGGCTGGGTGGCGCTCGCGGTCGTCTGGACGGTCGCCGATCTCGGGCTGTTGGTGTGGTGGCGTCGGTGGCCGGACTTGTTCCGGCGGTGTGTGGCGCTGCGGGCTTTGGCGGCGTGGCGGTGGGTGTGGGTGTATCGGCGGCACTGGCAACCGGTGCTGGTGGTCGCCGGGTTGGCGGAGTCCTACCAGGAGCGCCAGTACCTGCCGCGCATCCGGCGGGTGACCTGCTCTGAGTGGTCGGACCGGGTGCGGGTGCGCCTGGTGGCCGGCACCGCCCCGACCGATGTGGAACAGCGGGTGAGCGAGCTGGCGCACGGCTTCGGCGCGCCGTCGTGCCGGGTGACCGTCAACGGGCCTCGGGATGTGGTGCTGGAGTTCCCCCGCTTCGACACCCTGGCCCAGCCCATTGATGCGCTGGAGGTCCCTGAGGCGGTGGACCTTCGGGCGCTGCCGATGGGGCTGTGTGAGGACGGCGAGGTGTGGCGGCTGCGGCTGCACGGAACCCACGTGCTCACCGTGGGGGTGACGGGTGCCGGTAAGGGCTCGGTGATCTGGTCGGCCGTGCGCGCGATGCTGCCCGCGATTGAGGACGGTACGGCGCAGGTGTGGGCCGTCGATCCCAAGCGCATGGAGCTGTCCTACGGACGCGCCCTGTTCGCCCGCTACGCCGACACCGGGGAGACGGCGGTGGGCCTGCTCGAAGCGGCGGTCTCGATGATGCAGGAACGGGCCGCGCGCTACGCCGGTAAACAGCGCGTCCACACACCCACGGTCGAGGACCCGTTCGTGGTCGTGGTGGTCGACGAGGTCGCGTTTGTGACCGCCTACCACCCGGATCGGGACGTGCGACGGCGGGCGGAGAACGCATTGGCCACGCTGACCAGCCAGGGGCGCTCGGTCGGCGTGAGCGTGTTGGCCGCGCTGCAGGATCCGCGCAAGGAGGTGCTGAACCTGCGCAACCTGTTTCCGGACAAGATCGCGCTTCGGCTGGATGAAGCCTCGCAGGTGGACATGGTGCTCGGGGACGGGGCGCGCGAGAGGGGCGCGAATGCCCACCTGATCGACCCCGATCTACCCGGGGTGGCCTTCGTCCGGCTGGAGGGCTCACCCGTGCCGGTGCGGGTGCGGGCCGCGTTCGTCTGCGATGCCGACATCGACGCCATGGCGGCCGAGTACGGGGCTCCGTCCCTGCGTCCGGTCGTGGATGAGGGGGTCGCCTGA
- a CDS encoding helix-turn-helix domain-containing protein — protein sequence MSDLVLTVDEAAARLRVSRWTLYNLIRSGRLRTVKIGRRRLVPVASLSECLDALAEVA from the coding sequence GTGAGTGATCTCGTTCTGACGGTCGATGAAGCCGCCGCTCGCCTGCGGGTGAGCCGCTGGACCCTCTACAACCTCATCCGGTCCGGACGGCTCCGCACGGTGAAGATCGGGCGGCGCCGACTCGTTCCGGTTGCGTCCCTGTCCGAGTGCCTCGACGCGTTGGCGGAGGTGGCGTGA
- a CDS encoding tyrosine-type recombinase/integrase, with protein MAGNPTGGNRGRRKRSKRANGDGSVWQRKDGRYAFAGYVLTTDGTYKRVQGYGRDYDDARSKLNKLLADSDQGIPVASENWTVQEYLSYWLEHVVRAERRPKTVQGYEGVIRRHLVPGLGRKRLGKLTARDVRTFVTRVRQQCRCCHDGVDAAREKPRCCALEPKACCGSTLSPRMVQSVHAVLRNALESAVREEIIPRNVAKLVRVSPPRYAVNRGLDVAQAKRLLKVSRDDRFHALYVLALCLGLRRGELLGLRWADVDLDAGRLEVVNTLQRVGGELQLVPPKTDDSARTVPLPGLCVDALKEHRRRQFAERSDAWPDWEEQGLVFPSKRGTPLEPDNLRRSWGPLRERAGLGGVRFHDLRHTCVTLLLNLDVPPQVVREIVGHSDIGVTMTIYAHASLDDKRRALGRLGEALG; from the coding sequence ATGGCCGGCAACCCCACGGGCGGCAACCGGGGCAGGCGGAAGCGGAGCAAGCGGGCCAACGGGGACGGAAGTGTCTGGCAGCGCAAGGACGGGCGCTACGCCTTCGCGGGCTACGTGCTGACCACCGACGGCACGTACAAGCGCGTCCAGGGCTACGGCAGGGACTACGACGACGCCCGGTCCAAGCTGAACAAGCTGCTCGCCGACTCCGATCAGGGCATCCCGGTCGCCTCGGAGAACTGGACGGTTCAGGAGTACCTGTCCTACTGGCTGGAGCATGTCGTGCGGGCCGAGCGGCGTCCCAAGACCGTGCAGGGCTACGAGGGCGTGATCCGGCGCCACCTCGTCCCCGGCCTGGGGAGGAAGCGGCTCGGCAAGCTGACCGCGCGCGACGTCCGCACGTTCGTCACGCGCGTTCGGCAACAGTGCCGGTGCTGTCACGACGGCGTCGACGCCGCTCGGGAGAAACCGCGGTGCTGTGCCCTGGAGCCCAAGGCGTGCTGCGGTTCCACGCTGTCCCCGCGCATGGTGCAGTCAGTTCACGCGGTGCTGCGCAACGCCCTGGAGTCGGCGGTGCGCGAGGAGATCATCCCCCGCAACGTCGCGAAGCTGGTCAGGGTCTCTCCCCCGCGCTACGCGGTGAACCGCGGCCTCGACGTCGCCCAGGCCAAACGCCTGCTCAAGGTCTCCAGGGACGACCGGTTCCACGCGCTCTACGTCCTGGCGCTGTGCCTGGGCCTGCGGCGCGGCGAACTGCTCGGGTTGCGCTGGGCCGATGTCGACCTGGACGCGGGCCGCCTGGAGGTGGTCAACACGCTCCAGCGGGTCGGCGGGGAACTGCAGCTCGTTCCGCCCAAGACCGACGACTCCGCGCGGACGGTGCCGCTGCCCGGTCTGTGCGTGGACGCGCTCAAGGAGCACCGCAGGCGGCAGTTCGCGGAGCGCTCGGACGCCTGGCCGGACTGGGAGGAACAGGGGCTGGTGTTCCCGTCGAAGCGGGGCACCCCCCTGGAGCCGGACAACCTCCGGCGGAGCTGGGGGCCGCTGCGCGAGCGGGCCGGCCTCGGCGGGGTGCGCTTCCACGACCTGCGCCACACCTGCGTGACGCTGCTGCTCAACCTCGACGTTCCGCCTCAGGTGGTCCGGGAGATCGTGGGGCACAGCGACATCGGGGTGACCATGACGATCTACGCGCACGCATCCCTCGACGACAAGCGGCGGGCGCTCGGGCGGCTCGGCGAAGCGCTCGGCTGA
- a CDS encoding metallophosphoesterase family protein has protein sequence MDALAGGIGRFRRGRPWRITAVVIAALVGGWLGLSLGGQIVTPVGPADVSLSVSPSWRGETVLNVAPLGKLGFDTHATPLRFEATISEIRLADAQVLLEDPNAVDRLAASIGSDVKQGVIHLFLRALLSAVGGAAAAGLLAFRDLRRAGWSALTALATLAATGGLTYATFTPGAIAEPRYTGLLAGAPQVVGSAEDVVNRFSEYQQQLAGLVGNVSRIYEVTSTLPVYEDDGSTIRVLHVSDIHLNPAAWDVIRSLREQFQVDLIVDSGDISDRGSAAEDAFVDEIADLEVPYVWVRGNHDSMGTQRAVGAQENAVVLDDEVREVAGIRFYGAGDPRFTPDKALDNPTNSEVAALGAEQAASIADADPPVDVTVLHDPLQARAFSGEVPLVLAGHGHDRRTEVRESGTRFFVQGSTGGAGLRGLDHGEDQPTPYEASVLYFDAETRRLQAWDDVTLGGLGLTSARIERHIEPEPQREITPASPSPTMPAAGTGSREAPPLSPSPSASPPISPSPSPSPAVSP, from the coding sequence CTGGACGCGCTCGCCGGCGGCATCGGACGGTTCCGCCGCGGTCGCCCCTGGCGCATCACAGCGGTCGTCATCGCGGCCCTGGTCGGCGGGTGGCTCGGGCTCTCGCTGGGCGGCCAGATCGTGACCCCGGTCGGGCCGGCCGACGTGAGCCTCAGCGTCAGCCCCTCCTGGCGCGGCGAGACCGTGCTCAACGTCGCACCGCTCGGCAAGCTCGGCTTCGACACCCACGCCACCCCGCTGCGCTTCGAGGCCACGATCTCCGAGATCCGGCTCGCCGACGCCCAGGTGCTGCTGGAGGACCCCAACGCCGTCGACCGGCTGGCCGCGAGCATCGGCAGCGACGTCAAGCAGGGCGTGATCCACCTGTTCCTGCGCGCCCTGCTGTCCGCCGTCGGGGGCGCGGCGGCGGCCGGGCTGCTGGCCTTCCGCGACCTGCGACGGGCCGGGTGGAGCGCGCTGACCGCGCTGGCGACGCTGGCCGCGACCGGCGGGCTGACCTACGCGACGTTCACCCCCGGCGCCATCGCCGAACCCCGCTACACCGGGCTGCTGGCCGGCGCGCCGCAGGTGGTGGGCAGCGCCGAGGACGTCGTGAACCGCTTCTCGGAGTACCAGCAGCAGCTCGCGGGCCTGGTGGGCAACGTCTCACGGATCTACGAGGTGACCTCCACGCTCCCGGTCTACGAGGACGACGGCTCGACCATCCGGGTGCTGCACGTCTCCGACATCCACCTCAACCCGGCCGCCTGGGACGTGATCCGGTCGCTGCGGGAGCAGTTCCAGGTGGACCTCATCGTGGACTCGGGCGACATCAGCGACCGGGGCAGCGCGGCCGAGGACGCGTTCGTCGACGAGATCGCCGACCTGGAGGTCCCCTACGTGTGGGTCCGCGGCAACCACGACTCCATGGGCACCCAGCGGGCGGTCGGGGCGCAGGAGAACGCGGTCGTCCTCGACGACGAGGTGCGGGAGGTCGCGGGGATCCGGTTCTACGGCGCCGGCGACCCCCGGTTCACCCCCGACAAGGCCCTCGACAACCCGACCAACAGCGAGGTGGCGGCGCTCGGGGCCGAGCAGGCCGCCTCGATCGCCGACGCCGACCCGCCGGTGGACGTCACGGTCCTGCACGACCCGCTGCAGGCGCGGGCGTTCAGCGGGGAGGTGCCGTTGGTCCTCGCCGGCCACGGACACGACCGCAGGACCGAGGTGCGGGAGAGCGGGACGCGCTTCTTCGTGCAGGGCTCGACGGGCGGCGCCGGCCTGCGCGGCCTCGACCACGGCGAGGACCAGCCGACGCCCTATGAGGCGTCCGTGCTGTACTTCGACGCCGAGACCAGGCGGCTGCAGGCGTGGGACGACGTCACGCTGGGCGGCCTGGGGCTGACGTCGGCGCGGATCGAGCGGCACATCGAACCCGAACCGCAGCGGGAGATCACACCGGCCTCCCCGTCGCCCACCATGCCCGCGGCCGGGACCGGTTCGCGGGAGGCGCCCCCGTTGTCGCCCTCCCCCTCGGCCTCGCCGCCGATCTCGCCGTCACCAAGCCCCTCACCTGCGGTTTCGCCCTAA
- a CDS encoding metallopeptidase family protein, whose product MVELSRARFEELVADALDTIPQELTRYIDNVVITLDEDPPEPGLLGLYEGIPLTERGDGYAGVLPDRILIYWREICAFCATPEQVVEEVRITVVHEIAHHFGIDDDRLHELGWA is encoded by the coding sequence GTGGTCGAACTGTCTCGTGCCCGGTTCGAGGAGCTCGTAGCCGACGCCCTCGACACCATTCCCCAGGAATTGACCCGCTATATCGACAACGTGGTGATCACGCTCGACGAGGACCCTCCCGAGCCGGGGCTGCTCGGGCTCTACGAAGGGATTCCGCTCACCGAACGGGGGGACGGATACGCCGGCGTGCTCCCCGACCGGATCCTGATTTACTGGAGGGAGATCTGCGCCTTCTGCGCAACGCCGGAGCAGGTCGTCGAGGAGGTCCGCATCACCGTGGTCCATGAGATCGCGCACCACTTCGGCATCGACGACGACCGGCTGCACGAGCTCGGCTGGGCGTGA
- a CDS encoding MFS transporter, with translation MRIGEFRALWSAHALSMTGNYLLNIAVSVLVYQQTRSALAAGLTMALTFLPQIIGGPLLSGLADLFPRRRVIVVSDLVRAALVLCIGIPGLPLWAIWTLLFCSILPMIPFGAARAALMSEIVQGERYVAGSAIIGMTAQAGTLLGLVLGGAVVTLIGPHSAVMYNALTFVVSAGIICLGVRSRPAPAREGAERPRLWELTSGGFRLVFGDPRLRTLGMLAWLAGFYVIPYGLANPLAADLGAGAAAAGLIMAGPSLGAVLGGFVLTRLINPDTRMRLLGPMAVMASLPLVAWALQPPLWLMVALLVAVGMAGAYQFVANAAFVLCVPPEGRGLAFGLVAAGLQAVQGIGIGVGSLMAEIADPYVVIAAAGVLGTAGAVALGLPWSRLSGGTIELMHRPRPTG, from the coding sequence ATGCGGATCGGCGAGTTCCGGGCCCTGTGGTCGGCCCACGCGCTGTCGATGACCGGCAACTACCTGCTCAACATCGCCGTGTCGGTCCTCGTCTACCAGCAGACGCGGTCGGCGCTCGCGGCCGGGCTGACCATGGCCCTGACGTTCCTGCCGCAGATCATCGGCGGCCCGCTGCTCTCCGGACTCGCCGACCTCTTCCCCCGCCGCAGGGTCATCGTGGTCAGCGACCTCGTCCGCGCGGCGCTGGTGCTGTGCATCGGCATCCCGGGGCTGCCGCTGTGGGCGATCTGGACGCTGCTGTTCTGCTCGATCCTGCCCATGATCCCGTTCGGCGCCGCCAGGGCCGCGCTGATGTCGGAGATCGTGCAGGGCGAGCGCTACGTCGCCGGCTCGGCGATCATCGGCATGACCGCCCAGGCCGGGACGCTGCTGGGACTGGTGCTCGGCGGTGCCGTGGTCACCCTGATCGGCCCGCACTCAGCGGTCATGTACAACGCGCTGACCTTCGTCGTCTCCGCCGGCATCATCTGCCTGGGGGTGCGTTCGCGTCCCGCGCCGGCTCGGGAGGGCGCCGAGCGGCCGCGCCTGTGGGAGCTGACCAGCGGCGGCTTCCGGCTGGTCTTCGGCGACCCCCGGCTGCGCACGCTCGGCATGCTCGCCTGGCTGGCCGGCTTCTACGTCATCCCCTACGGGCTGGCCAACCCGCTGGCCGCCGACCTCGGCGCCGGGGCGGCCGCGGCCGGCCTGATCATGGCCGGCCCGTCCCTGGGCGCCGTGCTCGGCGGTTTCGTGCTGACCCGCCTGATCAACCCCGACACCCGGATGCGGCTCCTCGGCCCGATGGCCGTCATGGCGTCGCTGCCGCTCGTCGCCTGGGCTCTCCAGCCGCCGCTGTGGCTGATGGTCGCGCTGCTGGTGGCCGTGGGCATGGCCGGCGCCTACCAGTTCGTCGCCAACGCCGCGTTCGTCCTGTGCGTGCCTCCCGAGGGTCGCGGTCTGGCGTTCGGCCTGGTGGCGGCCGGGCTGCAGGCCGTGCAGGGCATCGGGATCGGCGTCGGCAGCCTCATGGCGGAGATCGCCGATCCCTACGTCGTGATCGCCGCGGCCGGCGTGCTGGGCACCGCGGGGGCGGTGGCGCTGGGCCTGCCCTGGTCGCGGCTGTCCGGCGGGACGATCGAGCTGATGCACCGGCCCCGGCCGACCGGGTGA
- a CDS encoding PspC domain-containing protein, whose protein sequence is MNGNLGKKSLRRSTDQRILTGVCGGIGEYVGIDPNLVRLAFAVFTILGGSGILLYILAWLVMPEQGAQSSVIEHVIRNFQGKRSNL, encoded by the coding sequence ATGAACGGAAACCTCGGCAAGAAATCGCTCCGGCGCAGCACCGACCAGCGTATCCTCACCGGCGTCTGCGGCGGCATCGGCGAGTACGTCGGCATCGATCCCAACCTCGTCCGGCTGGCCTTCGCGGTCTTCACCATCCTGGGCGGCAGCGGCATCCTGCTCTACATCCTGGCCTGGCTGGTGATGCCCGAGCAGGGCGCGCAGTCCTCGGTCATCGAGCACGTCATCCGCAACTTCCAGGGCAAGCGCTCCAACCTCTGA
- the acs gene encoding acetate--CoA ligase: MGNEVLSNLMTESEAFPPSEEFAAGANATAALYGEAEADREGFWARQAERLHWETKWSQVLDWSDAPFAKWFVGGRLNVAYNCVDRHVESGHGDQVAVHWVGEPGDTRDITYAELKTEVSKAANALASLGLEAGDRVAVQLPMIPEAIIAMLACARLGLTHSVVFGGFSPAALRSRVDDAAAKVVITSDGQYRRGKAAPMKANVDEALEGAATVEKVVVVKRTDTDVAWTEGRDLWWHELVGSQPPEHAPEAFDSEHPLYILYTSGATGRPKGILHTSGGYLTQAAYTHDAVFDHKPGEDVYWCTADIGWVTGHSYIVYGPLANRATQVVYEGTPNTPHEGRHWEIVQKYKVSIYYTAPTLIRTFMKWGVQIPASYDLSSLRVLGSVGEPINPEAWVWYRENIGGGAVPIVDTWWQTETGAIMISPLPGVTSAKPGSAQKALPGIGAKVVDDSGAEVANGSGGYLVLDRPWPAMLRGVWGDDERFRQTYWSRFADQGFYFAGDGAKYDKDGDVWLLGRVDDVMNVSGHRISTTEVESALVSHPTVAEAAVVGASDPTTGQGIVAFVILRGNVSRDEAKGETATAALRDHVAKEIGPIAKPRQIMIVPELPKTRSGKIMRRLLRDVAENRAVGDVTTLADSSVMDLISSGLRSDKADEE; the protein is encoded by the coding sequence GCGGCGGGGGCCAACGCCACCGCCGCGCTCTACGGCGAGGCCGAAGCCGACCGCGAGGGCTTCTGGGCGCGCCAGGCCGAACGGCTGCACTGGGAGACCAAGTGGAGTCAGGTTCTGGACTGGTCGGACGCGCCGTTCGCGAAGTGGTTCGTCGGCGGCAGGCTCAACGTCGCCTACAACTGCGTGGACCGCCACGTCGAGTCCGGGCACGGCGACCAGGTCGCCGTCCACTGGGTCGGCGAGCCCGGCGACACCCGCGACATCACCTACGCCGAACTCAAGACCGAGGTCTCCAAGGCGGCCAACGCGCTGGCCTCACTCGGCCTGGAGGCCGGCGACCGGGTGGCCGTCCAGCTTCCCATGATCCCCGAGGCGATCATCGCGATGCTCGCCTGCGCCCGGCTCGGCCTCACCCACAGCGTGGTCTTCGGCGGATTCTCCCCGGCCGCGCTGCGCTCGCGGGTCGACGACGCCGCGGCCAAGGTCGTGATCACCTCCGACGGCCAGTACCGGCGCGGCAAGGCCGCGCCGATGAAGGCCAACGTCGACGAGGCGCTGGAGGGCGCGGCGACCGTCGAGAAGGTCGTCGTCGTGAAGCGGACCGACACCGACGTGGCCTGGACCGAGGGCCGCGACCTGTGGTGGCACGAGCTGGTCGGCTCCCAGCCGCCGGAGCACGCGCCCGAGGCGTTCGACTCCGAGCACCCCCTCTACATCCTCTACACCTCCGGCGCGACGGGCCGGCCGAAGGGCATCCTGCACACCTCGGGCGGCTACCTCACCCAGGCCGCCTACACCCACGACGCGGTGTTCGACCACAAGCCGGGCGAGGACGTCTACTGGTGCACCGCCGACATCGGCTGGGTCACCGGGCACAGCTACATCGTCTACGGCCCGCTGGCCAACCGCGCCACACAGGTCGTCTACGAGGGCACCCCCAACACCCCGCACGAGGGGCGGCACTGGGAGATCGTGCAGAAGTACAAGGTGTCGATCTACTACACGGCACCCACGCTGATCCGCACGTTCATGAAGTGGGGCGTGCAGATCCCCGCCTCCTACGACCTGTCGTCGCTGCGCGTGCTGGGCAGCGTCGGTGAGCCGATCAACCCCGAGGCCTGGGTCTGGTACCGCGAGAACATCGGCGGCGGCGCGGTCCCGATCGTGGACACCTGGTGGCAGACCGAGACCGGCGCGATCATGATCTCCCCGCTGCCCGGCGTCACCTCGGCCAAGCCGGGGTCGGCGCAGAAGGCGCTGCCCGGGATCGGCGCGAAGGTCGTCGACGACTCCGGGGCCGAGGTCGCCAACGGCTCCGGCGGCTACCTCGTGCTCGACCGGCCGTGGCCGGCGATGCTGCGCGGGGTGTGGGGCGACGACGAGCGCTTCAGGCAGACCTACTGGTCGCGCTTTGCCGACCAGGGCTTCTACTTCGCCGGCGACGGCGCGAAGTACGACAAGGACGGCGACGTCTGGCTGCTCGGCCGGGTCGACGACGTCATGAACGTCTCCGGGCACCGCATCTCCACCACCGAGGTGGAGTCGGCGCTGGTCTCGCATCCGACGGTGGCCGAGGCCGCCGTCGTCGGCGCCTCCGACCCGACCACCGGCCAGGGCATCGTCGCCTTCGTGATCCTGCGCGGCAACGTCAGCCGGGACGAGGCCAAGGGCGAGACGGCGACCGCCGCGCTGCGCGACCACGTCGCCAAGGAGATCGGCCCCATCGCCAAGCCGCGCCAAATCATGATCGTGCCCGAGCTGCCCAAGACGCGCTCCGGCAAGATCATGCGCCGGCTGCTGCGCGACGTGGCCGAGAACCGCGCGGTCGGCGACGTCACCACGCTGGCCGACTCCTCGGTGATGGACCTGATCTCCTCGGGGCTGCGCTCCGACAAGGCCGACGAGGAGTAA